The region TAGTTGGCTTACCTTCTGAAGGCTTAAAGGAAATACAATATACATTGGATATCGTAGGGAAATTAAGCCCTGAAAATTTGACCGTACACACTTTATCTATTAAGAGGGGTTCAAAATTTATTAATACAATGGATAGATATAAGAATCAAATGAAGGGGCAAAATATAATTGAAGATATGTTAAGGGAAACTGAAATTTTTGCAAAAGAGAAGGGGTTACTTCCTTATTATCTCTATAGGCAAAAACAAATCATGGGTAATTTTGAAAATATAGGATATGCTAAAGAGGGTAAGGAATGCATATATAATATTAAGATGATGGAGGAAAAAGAAACTGTAATTGGTTTAGGAATGGGAGCAGTATCTAAAATTTATTTTCCAGAAGAAGATAGGATTGAGAGGGTACCAAATGTAAAATCCTTAGAAGAATATTTGGAAAGGGTTGAAGAAATGGTGAACAGAAAGGCCCTTATCCTATCTTGACTTTGGGAAGAATATATCTTATAATGATTAAAAAACATAGGGAACAATGAAGAGGAGGAGTAATTAAATCCCTTAGCTATAGAGAGTCAGGGCTGGTGGAAACCTGATGCTAATATTTAATGAAGACACCTTGGAGTTAACAAATGGGTTTAACTAACCCTTTGTTCGCGTGGAGCGTTATGCTATTTGAGTGAGGTATATACCTAATTAGGGTGGTACCGCGAGAATCAACCTCTCGTCCCTGAAATTCAGAGATGAGAGGTTTTATAATTTAGAGGGAGGTAATAATATGAGAGAAAAAATGGGGACTTTAAGGAGAACTCATATGTGTGGGGAATTAAGACCAACCCATATAGATGAAAAAGTTGTTTTGATGGGATGGGTGCAAAGGGAAAGGAATTTAGGCTCTTTGATATTTGTTGATTTGAGGGATACTACAGGGATTTGTCAAATTGTATTCGATAGTACCGTATCTAAAGATGTATTTAAAAAGGCAGAAATAGTTAGATCCGAATATGTTTTAGCTGTAAAAGGGCTTGTTAGGAAGAGGGAATCCATTAATAAGGATATTCCAACAGGAGAGATAGAAGTGCTGGCAGAGGAGTTAAGAATTTTAGATGAAGCGGAAACGCCACCTATATATATAAAGGACGATGACAATGTTTCTGAAAATATGAGGCTAAGATACAGATATTTAGACCTAAGAAAGCCATTTATGCAGAATAATTTAAAGATGAGGCATAGGGCAGCAAAAGTAGTAAGGGATTTTTTAGATGAGAATAGTTTTGTAGAAATAGAAACTCCAATGCTTACTAAACCAACACCTGAGGGAGCAAGGGATTATTTAGTTCCAAGCAGAGTAAATCCAGGTCATTTTTATGCTCTTCCCCAGTCTCCACAACTGATGAAACAGCTTTTGATGGTTTCGGGTATGGATAGGTATTACCAAATAGTTAAATGTTTTAGAGACGAGGATTTAAGGGCTAATAGGCAGCCAGAATTTACTCAAATAGATATTGAAATGTCTTTCGTAGATGTAGACGATGTATTAGAGATAAATGAAAGGATGTTGTACAGACTATTTAAGAAACTAAAGGGTATAGAGATTGAACTTCCTATAAAAAGGATGACCTATAAGGAAGCCATGGAAAGATTTGGAGTTGATAAACCCGATTTAAGATTTGGATTTGAATTGGTGAATATTACAGATATAGTTAGGAACTCTCAATTTAAGGTATTTAGTAGCATCGTAAAATCAGGTGGTCAAGTAAGGGGAATCAACGTTAAGGGTTATGGTGATAAGTTTTCAAGAAAGGATATAAGCAGTTTAGAAGATTATGTTAAAACCTTTGGGGCTAAAGGCTTAGCATGGATAAAGATAATTGAAGAGGGAGTATCTTCTCCTATTGGTAAATTTCTTTCTGAAGATGAATTGAATAACATATTAAATAGGATGGAAGCTGAAAAAGGAGATTTACTCCTATTTGTAGCAGATAAAGCTCAAGTTGTACTTGATAGTTTAGGCAATTTGAGAAATGAAGTGGCTAGAAGGCTTAATATAATTGATGATTCAAAATTGGAATTAGTGTGGATAACAGAGTTTCCCCTATTTGAATACGATGAAGAAGAGGGAAGATATGTAGCAAAACATCATCCATTTACTCATCCTATGGATGAAGACATAGACCTTTTAGAAACTGAACCTGAGAAGGTAAGAGCTAAGGCTTATGATATAGTTATTAACGGAGACGAAATTGGAGGAGGTAGCATCCGGATAAACGACCCAGAGTTACAACAGAGGATGTTTAAGGCATTAGGCTTTTCAGAAGAAGAAGCCTTGAATAAATTCGGTTTTCTAATTGAAGCTTTTAAATACGGAACTCCACCTCATGGAGGTATAGCTTATGGATTTGATAGATTAGTTATGCTCCTTACCAATAGTTCTAATATACGAGATGTTATAGCCTTCCCTAAAACCCAATCAGCTACATGTTTACTAACGGGTGCTCCTTCTACGGTTACTGATGAGCAGTTGAAAGAAGTTCATATTAGAATAGATCTAGAAGATTAAACTCGTTTGAAAGGAGTAAAAATGGATAGTCGATTTATTAGGACCGAATTGTTGTTGGGAAAAGAAGGAATGGAAATTCTTAAAAAGTCTAAAGTAGCTATATTTGGTATAGGAGGGGTAGGTTCTTTTACAGCAGAAGCACTGGTTCGATGTGGTTTAGGCAACATTGTTATTATAGATTATGATATAATAGATATAACCAATATCAATAGACAAATACACGCTACCTCTAAAACTGTAGGCTTACCAAAGGTTGAGGTTATGAAAAATAGATTATTAGATATAAACCCAGAATTAGACGTAATTGCAATTAAGGATATATATAATAATGATACCAAGGAAAGGTTATTATCGAAAGATTACGATTATGTAATAGATGCAATAGACATGATATCTGCTAAAATTAGTTTAATTGAAAACTGCAAAAGATCAAATATTCCTATTGTATCTTCTATGGGAGCGGGAAACAAATTAGATCCCACTATGCTCCAAGTTGGGGATATTTATAGCACACATACTTGTCCTTTAGCAAAAGTAATGAGAAGTGAATTGAGAAAGAGGAACATAAAGGAACTTAAGGTGGTATGGTCAGCTGAAAAACCTATTAAGATCAATCTGGAGAAAGAGGGTACTAGAAAAGCAGTACCTGGAAGTGTTTCCTTTGTACCTTCAGTAGCAGGATTGATTCTTGCTGCTGAAGTGATAAAAGACTTAGTGATTGGAGGTGTTTCGGGTGGATCAACTAGGTTATGTAAGAAGGATAAAGGGTAATATGGCAGAAGTAGAAGTAAGACGGATTGCTGGATGTGGTGGAGGATGTAGCAGTTGTGGAGGTTGTAGCGCACCAAATATAGTAGTTAATATGGAAAATCAAATTGGAGCTAAGGTTGGAGATATTGTGGAAATTAGGGCAAAATCTAAAAATATCATTAAGTATGCTTTAATTGTATATATGATTCCTTTCGTCATGTTAATAGGAGGAATCCTAATTGGAGTAAATTTGTTTAAATCTATTGGTTTAGATTACTATGAGATTTTAGGTTTTTTAATGGGGACTATATTTTTAACAATTTCTTTTATTATAGTGAGGATAATAGATAACTCAATTAAGAAAAGAAATGAAAATGCAATGGAAATGGTAAAAATTATGGAGGAACTGTAAAGGAGGAATTAGATTGACTTTAGGAACTCAGGATAAGGATGCTATAATAAAACGATTGAGAAGAATTGAGGGACAAGTTAAGGGAATCCAAAAAATGGTAGAAGAAGGTAAATACTGTAGCGATATATTAATTCAAGTTGCAGCTGTTCGCTCCGCTATGAACTCAGTAGGTGGAATCATATTAGAGAACCATATGAAGGATTGCTTAAAGAAATATCTAGATGGGGCAGCAGGAGACCAAATCTTAGATGAATTGATTACAACCATGGTTAAATATACTAAACAGAATTAACCTTTGTCCTTAACTCTCTTTATAGATCTTGATAATGAAGTTGAAACTATTAAGCCAATTGATATGGCAGCTGCTATGAAGAAGGTTTCAGTTCCTTTATTTGCTGCCATAGAAAAGTCCTTTTCTATCAATGCTAACATGGTATAGTACATGCCAGCACCAGGTACCAGTGGGATTATTCCAGGTATTATAAAAATGGTTGCTGGCTTTTTAAAATATCTTGCAAACAATTCACCTAATGCACCTACTGTAATGGCACCAAAAAAGGTGCTTATAATACTATCGTTTAATATATCGGACATTATATAATAAACCATCCATCCCATAGAACCTATAAAACCAGATTTAAGTATGGAGTTTTTTGGGATGCTGAATAATATGGCGAAGCCCATAGAGGAAATAAAAGCAAATATAATTAGTTTTAATAGGGTCATCTGACCACTCCCTTAAAATACATATTTAGGACAACCCCTACTCCAAAAGCAATAGCCAATGCAGAAAATATGGCTTCCATAGTTCTAGATAGGCCAGATATAAAGTCACCAGAGATGGTATCTCTCATGGCGTTGGTTATGGCCACACCTGGCACAAGAGACATTATAGAGGCAATTATTATTGTGTCCATATTTTTACCTATGCCAATTTTAATGGATAGAATGGATAGAATAGTGGCTAGGGCAGCACCAATAAAATTATTTATAAAAAAAGTTAATTTATAATCATTCAATTTATTAATCAATATTAAAACTATTAAGCTTACAATATAGCTGGAAATGAAATCCTTAAAGGTGCCACCAAATAACAAAGAAAAAAAGGCGCAGGCTAAACTACCAAATACAGCTTTTGTGGTTTCTTTGTAGTTTTTTGTTCTATTTATTCTTCTAAGTCTGTCTAATCCTTCATCAATAGACATGTTAGAATTTACAAACTCTCTTGAGAATTCATTGACTAGACTAATAGTGTTTAAATCGATCTTAGTAGATTTAATCCGTATAAAATAAGTTATCATTTCTCCGTTATATTCCAGAGAGGCAAAAATTCCCGTAGTGGTGGCAAAGGCGTCTGCATATTGGACACCTTTTCTAGATTTGCATATTCTTTCAATGGTATCTTCAGCTCTATAGGTTTCAGCTCCATTTTTCAGCATAGTTCTACCTGCCAAGATTGCCAATAAAAGGAGTTTTTTGGCATCGAAATTGTCAATATACATATCTTTCTGCATAAAATTCACTCCACAGGGATTAATAATATTGTAATTGATAAAAATTAACTATATAATAGATGAGTAAGGGTTATTAGCATACTTACCCTTATTATACTATGATTGAAGATATAATAAAACAGATTTGTTAAGAATTTCTTATGAAAGGAGAATTTTAAACTATGGAATTTGCAAACTTAAAGAATTTTGATCCCGAAGTAATGGAAACTATAGAATTAGAGA is a window of Tepidimicrobium xylanilyticum DNA encoding:
- the aspS gene encoding aspartate--tRNA ligase, whose translation is MREKMGTLRRTHMCGELRPTHIDEKVVLMGWVQRERNLGSLIFVDLRDTTGICQIVFDSTVSKDVFKKAEIVRSEYVLAVKGLVRKRESINKDIPTGEIEVLAEELRILDEAETPPIYIKDDDNVSENMRLRYRYLDLRKPFMQNNLKMRHRAAKVVRDFLDENSFVEIETPMLTKPTPEGARDYLVPSRVNPGHFYALPQSPQLMKQLLMVSGMDRYYQIVKCFRDEDLRANRQPEFTQIDIEMSFVDVDDVLEINERMLYRLFKKLKGIEIELPIKRMTYKEAMERFGVDKPDLRFGFELVNITDIVRNSQFKVFSSIVKSGGQVRGINVKGYGDKFSRKDISSLEDYVKTFGAKGLAWIKIIEEGVSSPIGKFLSEDELNNILNRMEAEKGDLLLFVADKAQVVLDSLGNLRNEVARRLNIIDDSKLELVWITEFPLFEYDEEEGRYVAKHHPFTHPMDEDIDLLETEPEKVRAKAYDIVINGDEIGGGSIRINDPELQQRMFKALGFSEEEALNKFGFLIEAFKYGTPPHGGIAYGFDRLVMLLTNSSNIRDVIAFPKTQSATCLLTGAPSTVTDEQLKEVHIRIDLED
- a CDS encoding tRNA threonylcarbamoyladenosine dehydratase, with translation MDSRFIRTELLLGKEGMEILKKSKVAIFGIGGVGSFTAEALVRCGLGNIVIIDYDIIDITNINRQIHATSKTVGLPKVEVMKNRLLDINPELDVIAIKDIYNNDTKERLLSKDYDYVIDAIDMISAKISLIENCKRSNIPIVSSMGAGNKLDPTMLQVGDIYSTHTCPLAKVMRSELRKRNIKELKVVWSAEKPIKINLEKEGTRKAVPGSVSFVPSVAGLILAAEVIKDLVIGGVSGGSTRLCKKDKG
- a CDS encoding SoxR reducing system RseC family protein — its product is MDQLGYVRRIKGNMAEVEVRRIAGCGGGCSSCGGCSAPNIVVNMENQIGAKVGDIVEIRAKSKNIIKYALIVYMIPFVMLIGGILIGVNLFKSIGLDYYEILGFLMGTIFLTISFIIVRIIDNSIKKRNENAMEMVKIMEEL
- a CDS encoding metal-sensitive transcriptional regulator gives rise to the protein MTLGTQDKDAIIKRLRRIEGQVKGIQKMVEEGKYCSDILIQVAAVRSAMNSVGGIILENHMKDCLKKYLDGAAGDQILDELITTMVKYTKQN
- a CDS encoding threonine/serine exporter family protein; the protein is MTLLKLIIFAFISSMGFAILFSIPKNSILKSGFIGSMGWMVYYIMSDILNDSIISTFFGAITVGALGELFARYFKKPATIFIIPGIIPLVPGAGMYYTMLALIEKDFSMAANKGTETFFIAAAISIGLIVSTSLSRSIKRVKDKG
- a CDS encoding threonine/serine exporter family protein, translated to MQKDMYIDNFDAKKLLLLAILAGRTMLKNGAETYRAEDTIERICKSRKGVQYADAFATTTGIFASLEYNGEMITYFIRIKSTKIDLNTISLVNEFSREFVNSNMSIDEGLDRLRRINRTKNYKETTKAVFGSLACAFFSLLFGGTFKDFISSYIVSLIVLILINKLNDYKLTFFINNFIGAALATILSILSIKIGIGKNMDTIIIASIMSLVPGVAITNAMRDTISGDFISGLSRTMEAIFSALAIAFGVGVVLNMYFKGVVR